Sequence from the Streptomyces sp. NBC_00358 genome:
TCCCCCACTGTTGAATGCCGGTCAGCTCGACCGTCCCGGTCGGTTCGAGGGGTGGGGACGGGCTGAAACGGGTGGCAGGTCGGCGGCGGGCCCAAGGAAAACGGAGGCGGCGCGAACGCTTCACGCGTCCACGCCGCCTCCGTGCAACCCGATGCGGAGATGGTGCCGGCCGAATCGGAAAGGTATGCGGGTAAAGGACCTCGCGCCGCCCGTGGCCGCGGTGGCATTGCGGCGACGGAACGACGGGCGCGAGTGGGAGGTCGGTCAGAGTGCCCGGCTGTTGCAGCCCATTTCGGAACCGAGGTGGCTCTTCTGCGCGCCCGCGGCCCCTTCTCCGTTCAGCAGGTTGCCGGCCAGGCCGGTGAGGGCGCCGACGCTGCCGAGCACCTGGATGTTCATGTCGTGCGAGCGGCACTCGACGCCCTGCGTGACGCCGATGCTGTCGCTGTCGCCGTCGTGGCCCTCATCGCCGTACGCGAAAGCGGTGTTGGCACCGAAGGAGCCGACACTGCAGAGGAGGGCGCTCAGAAGAACTGCCTTGTGCAACTTGCGCATTTGAAGCTCCATGGGGGAAGTGCGGGGATCCGGCCTGTTGAGTCAGGACGGCGGATGTGCGGGGGCGGGCTGTCAGCCGAGTCGGGGAAGTCCGAGCTGCCCGACGGGAGGTGCCGCGATCTGCCCGAGGGCGACCGGAGCCAGTTGCGGTGCGCTCTCGGGCGTGATCGTCGGGTTGACGAGCGGGTTCACCTGAGGGTTGAGCTGCGGGTTCACCTGGGGGGCGACAACCATCGGGGCCGCTGAGTCGAGTACCTGGGGTACTGCTACCTGCGGGGCCACTTGGGGCATGACCTGAGGCATGACCTGAGGCACGACCTGCGCCGGGGCGGCCTGCGCCGGCTGTACGGGTGCGGCCTGTTGCGGGTTCGACGAGCTGGAGGCTTGGGCCGTTCCCTGCGATGAGGCCGAGGCCGAGGCGTATCCGGTCTGCTGTGGTCCTGACGGGGCGGCCTGTGAGGCCGGTTGGGGAGCCGCGGCCGGGGCAGGCGGCTGATCCGGAACCGATGCCGGGGTGGTACCGGGGCGCCCCTCCGGCGAGTTGGCATAGCTGCCGCCGGCGCCGATGCCGGCCAAACCGCTGGCCGCCGCGACGACGAGCGCGGCCTTGTGAAGCTTCCGCATGAAACCCTCGGCCCTTCGTTACCTGAGAAGTGAGTCCATTGCATTCAATGCGGTCACGCGTGCTGTCGGTGCGTCACTCGCATCGCGCCGGAGGCTACGGTTGTCTCGAGGAGCACGCGGACTTCGTATCGGAGCTGGCAGCGAATCCTCTACCTGTCAATGGTTTACGGTCGCTGCCCGCACCTCCGGGGAACGAGATTTCGGCGCCGTGGTCACGGCACTCGACGGGTCGTCACCCATTTGCCGTCCTCCGGCCCCGGCGTCACGGCTCGCACGCGGCATCAAATGGGTGACCACTCCCCAGCACCCGTTTCGAGCCCGTGTTTTTTTCGTTCCCCACGGGGCGATAGGGATGGCCCATCGCGGCCGAATGGAGCAGCGAGGACAGCGAAGACTGCGCTGCCGTATCGGCACATCAGCTCCCGTGCACAGGTCAATTGAAGAGCCGAGGAAACTCATGCGTATGCTTCACAAGATCGCGCTCGTCGCCGCAACGGCCGGCGGCCTGGCCGGCGTTGGCGCCGGCCCGAGCTCCGCCGCCACGCTGTTGGCCCCCAACGGCGTTGCGCCGCACCCGGTTTCGCAGCCCGACGCCCAGGCGGCCTCGGCGTCCTCCGCTCAGGCGACCACGCAGACCTATGGCTCGCCGGCTCCGCAGCAACTGGCACCGACGCGTGGCGCCCAGGTTTCCCCGCAGCTCAGCCCGCAGCTGAATCCGCAGCTCAGCCCGCACATCTCTCCTGAAGCGCCGCAGAAGGACCAGGGCGCTTCGGCGGGGCAGGCCAACCTGTTCCGTCCGTACCAGGAGTGCAGCCCGCAGAGCCTGCTCGATGCGAACGTCCCGGTTGCACTGCTGGCCTCATCCCAGACCCATGGCATCGAGTGCACCCAGGCCAACAGCCAGACGAACTCTTTCGCCAACGTGCAGCACTGACGGACGACCACGTCGTTGCCGGGCACGGGCGGCGGACGGACCCGAACCCGCTCGCCCCGCGATACGGCTTTCGGTGGGTCTTCGACGACATGAAGCCAAAGAGTTGCCCTTTTCAAGGCTTTTGTCGCTAATGTTCCACCTGTAACCGCGATCCCATGGATCGCAAAAACTCACCCCCACACGGAGATGAAATGCGCAAGCTTCGCAACGTTGCGGTCCTGGTCGCTGCCATCGGCAGCATCGGGCTCGTTGGCGGCACGGCCTACGCCGGCGGCGGTCACGGCGAGGGCGGCGGCGACCAGTTCAGCGTCACGCAGAGCTCCAACTGCAAGTCGCACGACCTGAACCTCGACGTCCTCGGCCAGGTCGGCGTGCTGAACGGCCTGCTGGGCAACGCCCTCAACGGCGAAGGCAACCCGGGCGCCCAGTCGACCTCCCTCGGCTCCACGATGGGCTGTAACAACAGCGCCTTCTGAAGTCCCCTCAGGCGTAAGTAAAGACGCCGAACCATGAACGGTCCCGGCACTGGGCCTCAGGCACGGTGCCGGGACCGTTTCACGTGCGCCAAACCACTTCCGAGGCGGCACAGCGAAGCGCTGGACCTTTCCGGACACTCCGTTCTGGCGCCGTTGAACTCTTCGCGTCACACAGAGGCGATCCCTCGCGGATCGCATTCACCTGACTTCTTCTGGAGATGACATGCGCAAGCTCCGTACGGCCGCTGTCCTGCTGGCCGTCCTCGGAAACGTCGGACTTCTGGGCGCCAGCGTCGCCCACGCGGATGAGGGTTGGGACCGGGGTGGCGACAGCTTCACCATCTCGCAGCACAGCTCCTGCCAGTCGCACGACCTGAACCTCGACGTCCTCGGCCAGGTCGGCATCGGCAACGGACTGGGCGGGAACCTGCTGGGCGGCGAGGGCAACCCGGGAGCCCAGAAGACGTCGCTGGGCTCGTCCGCGGGTTGCAGCAACCGCTTCAACGGCTAAGAGCTCACCACGAACAATCTGTGGGCGAGTGGCTCATTGACCTGCAAGGTCAAGTCTCAAGGCCCACAGATCGGCTGTCCGCAATCCCTGGGCCTGGTGTTTCGGGCCTGCCGTCGAGACGGCCCCGAACACGCCGATGGGTTTGCCTGAGCTCCGAACACAGCAGCGGCCTTCGCCTGATCCTGTACTCCGTCACGGAGGCATGGGATCAACGCGAAGGCCGTAGCTGTGAGGCTGTCGCGGGTCCGCGAGCGGGAAACCCGGGCGGGTCACGTCGTAGCCGGCATCAAGGACGACCAAAACGAAATGCTGGTCCGGGAGCCCTTCCCCGGACCAGCATTTTCCGTGAGCGCTCAGTTGCCGAAGTGCGGCTTCTTGAACCCCGCAGGCAGCTTGGCCGTGTTGGAGCACTCCACGACCGGCCCCACTTTCGCAGGTGCGCTTTCGCTTCCCAGGAGCTGGTCCTGCTGCGTGACGACGTGCGGCTGGTCCTTTGTCGAGCACTTCTGGTCCTGGTTGATGACGTGCGTGCCGTCCTTGTCGACATACGTCTCATTTTTCTGAACGCACACGACGTCGCTCTGCGCGCTGGTGGGACAGGCGCCCGGGTTTCCCTCGGCATGTGCGGTGCCGAGGCAGATGGCGGCGAGGCTTCCGGCGAATGCGGCGACGGCCGCAGTCTTCTGCGAAAAGAGCATGTGCTGAATTCCTTTGTGGTGAAGAATCGGACATTCCTTTATCGGCCGGATTTGCCCGCGCCGATAAATCATGCAATTAAATCTCTGTCCGCTCACAGGATGGTTGTAGCCCGGACGCGAAATCGGCGTCCGGGCTACCTGCGCCACGGGGTATCACTCAGCGCACCGCTCGGTCCGTATCCCCGACGCTGGGTGAGGCCGCGGCGGGCCTTGACTCGGAGCTCTCGCTCTCAGCCGTTACCGCCCTGGTCCTGCGTCTGGGGCTGAGCCTGGGGCTGGTCCTGCGTCTGGGGCTGGGCCTGCTCCTGCGCCTGGTCCTGCATCTGGGGCTGGGCCTGGTCCTGGGGCTGAGCCTGGGGTTGAGCCTGGTCCTGCACCGCGGGCTGGGCCTGGTCCTGCGCCACGGGCTGAGCCTGGTCCTGCGGCTGAGCCTGGGGCTGGGCCTGGTCCTGCGGCTGGGCCTGGTCCTGCACCTGGGGCTGGGCCTGGTCCTGCACCGCGGGCTGGGCCTGGGCCTGGTCCTGCACCGCGGGCTGAGCCTGGTCCTGCGCCTGCGCCTGGGGCTGGGCCTGGTCCTGCACCTGCGGCTGAGCCTGGTCCTGCGCCTGGGGCTGAGCCTGGTCCTGCACCTGGGGCTGAGCCTGGTCCTGCACCTGGGGCTGGGCCTGCGGCTGAGCCTGGTCCTGCACCTGGGGCTGAGCCTGGTCCTGCACCGCGGGCTGAGCCTGGTCCTGCGCCTGCTTCTGCGCCTGGCCCTGCTCCTGCGGCTGGCCCTGCTCCTGGGGCTGGGAGTAGTAGCCACCCCCGAAGGCCACGGCGTTGGCGGACGAGTTGGCGACGGCGCTGAACGGTACGGGCGCGCCGCCGCTACCGTCGGCGAAGCTGATGCCGGCGCCGAGGGCGGAGAGCCCCGCGATGGCCGCCGCTACGACCATGGCACGCTGAAACTTACGCATGAATGACCCTTTCCTGATCCGGGCATACCACCCGGAATGACCACTTGCGTAAACGTAAGCACGCCCGTTGCGGTCAATAGGGGATTTGTACCCCTATGTCGCTCCGGAGCCCCGTACGGGGGAGAGCGCCATTACGGCCATATGGCACGGTTCAGCCGTCGCGCCCTCAGGGGAGGAGGGTGGGCAGTTCCCGCTTCCCGTCGATCGGTCGAGGTGCTCCGGACGTGGTGGGCGAACAGGTCACCTGGGGGCCGAGTTGTGTCGTGCCGTTGCCCGTGGCGGCGGGCACCGTCACGGCCTGCACCGGCATGCAGGTCTCCTGGTGAGGAATGGCGCCGTGCTCCGCGCTCCCGCCTTCGATGTGCTGCACGCAGGTGACGTCCCCCTGGGGGCTCCGAGTGCAATTTGTCGGGCCTCCCGCGGCGTGCGCATGGGTGATGCCCATGGACGTCAGGGCGAGTCCGCCGATGAGCCCCGAGAGGGCCGCGATCTTTTTCCTGCTGAACATATGACTCGTGTCCTTTGTACGGGCGCCCGGGGCGCCGCTCCCTCGCGATCGGCCGCGCCGCAGGCGTGGTCCGCGACACTGGGCCTTTTCCAACTCCGCGTCGGCTGGACCGGTTGGCCCGGCAGGCGGGTGAAGCTGCTGGTGATGGTGAACGCGCAGGGTGTGACCGACCCGAAAGGCCGTCTCCTCCGGTGCTTCACCGGCCCTGGCCGACGCCGTCCATGACGCTGGGGCGGTATGCGAGCACGACATCGCCGACGCCCTCGCCGAGGCCGACATCACCTGCCGGTCGGACACGGGCTACCGCGGTGCGGGTGGCTCGTCCATCTCCCTTGCCGTGGCCGATGGGACGCGCTCTCGGTCGGTCGGCGGGCCGTCAACCGGTCCCGCGCGAGGTCCGGGCGCTGGTCGAACGAGTCATCGCCACCCGCAAGTCCTGGCTTGCCTCTCCGCAAGCTCCGCTGCTCGACGGCCGGGGTCACCGGCCTCGCCCGAGCGGTCCTCGTCCTTCATCCGGCCGGCTCGCGCTGAGATCGAGCTGCCGGCTGCCGGCATTCGATCCCTTCGGGTTTCACCCGAAGGGATCCTGTACCGACTGTCGCGATGCTGACGTCGCTGACCTCAGCCGGTGAAAGCGCGGTTGTGCTGGCCGCAGGTGGTGTCCAGGGTCTGACCCAAACCGAGCACTCCGATCGGGATGTCGTTCTCCGCCACCGTCTGCGGGCTGCATTCCTGGTAGGGGCGGTAAACGTCCACCGCCCGCGGTCCGTTGTCATGGCTGTCGGCGACAGCCGTTCCGGCACAGGCGGCGGACAGGCCGCCGGCCGCCGCCACTGCTGCGATCACGACCTGCTGAAACTTACGCATGGAACCCTCGGTTCTCCAGTACTTGCACATGATGGCTAGTTGCCTAGCGTGACTGGATGAACACTAGCAGTAGCGTCTGGCGGTCGGCACACGAAGGTCGTACGTGCCCTACGGAGGAGCCGGGCTCGGTGTAGACGCCAACTGGCGCTACGGAAGGACGCTTTGCCATTCGGCATACGGTATGGATGCACCGCGGACGAGGCCCCGGCGCGGCGCACCGCCGCATCAACCCCATTGCCTGGAGCGAGAGTTGGGGCTTGCGGGCCGTCAACTCGCTGTCTTGCGTGTTCGGCGTCAGGGTGATGCCGAGGCGGGGGGACTGCCGAACGAGTGTGGCGTCCGGGGGTAGTTGGGGTCACTGACGGGCCGCTGAGAGGCGGCCGCCGAAGGTGATGGCGAAGGCGTTCTGGCCCTGACCGCCCGGCGGCACGCCCCCCACCCGGGCGTCATGTGAACGAGAGCCGAGACGATCAGATACGCCCAGACGCCGGGAGCGCCACGAACGGCTCCATGACCAGGCCGATCGGCATGCCACCGCCGGCGATCAGCGTGAGACGACGAACTTGTCCTCGACGCGGTGCGCGGGCGCGGGCGCGTTCCAGCCGGGGTGGGCGACCGCGGCGAGCGGCACGGCCGCGGTGACGAGCGGTGTCACCCGATCGGGTCGCGCACATCCACCAGCGTGCCGTCCGCGTGGGCGATCAGGCTCTTCGGGTCCATCGGGAAGACGGTGAAAGGGGTGCCCGCCGAGGCCCACACCGTGTCGTGGCCGAGCAGTGAACGGTCCACCAGGACACGGGTCTTCGTACGGTGCCCGAACGGCGGCACGGCGCCGGGCCCGTATCCGGTCGACTCCCGTACGAGATGGGCCCCGGCCCGGGTGAGCTTCTCGGCGCCCAGCTCCCGCCGTACGAGCTCCATGCCGACGTGCGCCGAGCCGTCCAGGAGCACCAGTACCGGGACCCCGTCCGCCGCGAAGAACAGCGATTTGCAGATCTGGCTCGGCTCGCAGCCGATCGCCGCGGCGGCCTCGGCGGTGGTGCGGGCCGTGTCGGGGAAGCGCCGGACCCGGCCGATCACCTCGTCGAGCCCCAGTTCCCGAAGGGCTTCGGCGAACCGGGGATCGGTGTCGTTCACGACGGGGGACCGGCCCTCGGCGGCGTTCTCATCGGTGGCGTTCATGCACGGCACGCTAGCGGTCCGTGTACGGTCCACGCGACCGGGCCCCGGCAGGCCGCGTGGCTCTCGGCTCAGTCCCACCAGAAACGCCAGAGCGGGGCGTCGACGAGGGACGCCGCATAGCGCGGGAACGGCGTCGGCGGGTCGTCGACGATGTTGTCGGCCGTGGTCAGAAGGTGTTCGAGGGCGACGTGCGCCGCCTGCCGCTCGTCGCGCGGCGGGCTCGCGACGGAGACGTACAGCGTCGATCCGAACGCGGCGACGACGCGCGCCCCGAAACGGTCCTCCCAACTGCGCAGCAGCGCGCAGAGCAGGGAGAGGTGCGCCTCGGCGCGCCAGCCGATGACGGCGGGGATGTCGGCGCTGCGCGCGGCCTTCACCAGGCCGAGGGAGATTCCCGGCTCTCCCTCGTGCATGAGGTGGGCGAAGATCGCCGCCCGGGCGGCCTCGTCCGGGTCGACGCCCGAGGCGGGGAGGGTGGCGGGGGCCAGTCCCGGCCACCGGTCGAACGGCGGGCCCGGGTCGTCCTCCCAGGGCTCGATGAACTCCGCGAGATCCTCGGGGATCTCCGGCGGAGCGGAGGGCTCGGCCCGCCGGGCGAGCCGGCGACGGCGGTCTTCGAGCCACCCCCGCTCCAACTCGGCTTCGAGGTCGACGGCGGCTGTCTCGGCGAGGTCGAGGGAGTCGGGGTGGTCGTCGTCCGCGTAGCAAAGGATCGGTCTGAGGCCGGTTGCGTCCTGTTGCCGCTGGGCGCGGGTCCACACGTCGAGCAGCGGGGCGTACGGCATCTTGTCGGCGTACCACATGACCGGTGAGCCGGCGGGCACGCCGCGGCCGGAGGGCAGGCCTTCGGGAAGCGGGAACGTCGTCATGCGCGGGAGCGTAGAAGACCCCACTGACATCGCCGCTCTCCCCGAATCCCGTCCGCCCCGGGGCAGTTGCACCCCGGCGCGGCAGGTGCCCCGGAGGATCCGAACCTCCCGGCTCCGCAGAACGGGTGTCAGCCGCTGCTGCCGGCCTTCAGGAGGGCTGCCACGATCGGGCCCGCCGTGGTGCCGCCGTGGCCGCCCTCCTGGACGACGCCCGCGCCCGCCAGGTCACCCTTCCACGCCGTGAACCAGCCGTTGGGCTGCTCCTGGTTGTCGACCTCGGCGGAGCCGGTCTTGGCGCCGTAGTCGGGGCCGAGGCCGGCCATGGCCTCGGCGGCGGTGCCGGCGGCGGCCGTGTACTGCATGACCTCGCGCAACTGGGCGAGCGTGGTCGCGGACAGGGTGCGGGACGCCGTGGCCAGCGTGCGGTGGTCGACCGACGGGTCGACCAGGTACGGCTGGTGGAAGCTGCCGGACTGGACCGTGGAGGCGACGGACGCCATGTTCAGCGGGTTCATGCGGACCCCGCCCTGGCCCATCAGCGACGCGGCCATCTGCGCGGCGCTCTGCACCGGCACCGAACCGTCGAAGGACGGAACGCCGATGGCCCAGTTGTTCCGGCTCAGCCCGAAGACCTGCTGGGCCTGCTTGGTCAGGTCGTCGTTCTGCAGCTTCTTCGCCTGCGTGATGAAGGCCGTGTTGCAGGAGCGCGCGAAGCTCGCCTTGAACGTGCCGTTCTTGATCTCGAAGTCGTCGTCGTTGTGGAACTTCCAGCCGCCGTACGTCGCCGTCTTGGGGCAGGGGTGCGGCTTGTCGGGGGAGGCCAGGCCCTTCTCGAAGAGCATCGACGCCGTGATGACCTTCATAGTGGAGCCGGGCGCCAGGGAGCCCTGGAAGGCGGTGTTGAAGCCGTGGCTCGTGTTCGCGACGGCGAGGATCTCGCCCGTCGAGGGGCGCATCAGGACCACCGACGCCTTGGGCTTGGCGGCCACCAGGCGCTCCGCGTCCGCCTGGAGGACCGGGCTGAGCGTCGTCTTCACGGTGCCCGGCGTGCCCGCGCTGAGCGCCAGCAGGGTCTTGTCGGGGATCTTCTGGGCGCCCTTCGCCGCGGCCTTGCGGACCACGCGCAGCTCGATGCCCGCCTTGCCGCCGGCCGTCTTGCCGTACTTCTCGCGCAGCCCGTCGAGGACCGTGCCCAGGGAGGGGTACTTGGCGGCGGTCAGCTCACCGCCGTGACGGTCGAGGGCGGTGATGGGCGGCGTGCCGGACTCGCCGGTCACCAGCCGGTCGCCGTCCTGGAGGTCCGGGTGGACGACCGAGGCCTTCCAGCCGACCAGGGCCGCACCGTCCTCGGCCCGGCGCACGACCGTCATCTTCGACGTGTACGCCAGCGGCTTCGTCCTGCCCTTGTAGGTGACGGTCGCCTTGACGCTGAAGGGGACGTCGGCGCCGGAGGGCCTGCCGCGGGTCAGGGTCACGGCGCTGATGTGGGCGTCCTTGCCGAAGCCCGTCAGCAGGGTCGTGGCGGCGGCCGTGTCGTCGGTCGCCGCGGCCGCCCGGGTGACGTCGCCGCTCTGCCAGGCGGTCAGGAAGGCGGTGGACGCCATGCTGACCTCGGCCGCGGACAGCGGTCCCGTCCTGACGGCCTTGCGGGTGGTGGCCGTGATCCCGTCCTCGGCCGCCGCGCCGCTGCCGTAGAGGCTGTAGGCGCCGAATGCCCCGCCGACGACGGCCACGGCGATCACCCCGCCGAGTACGGCGGGCTGCTTCGTCTTCCGTCGCTCGGCGACGCGTCTTCTCTTGCCCACAGCTTTCCGTCCTCCGCCGTCCCCTGGTGCCCCGTGGTGCTCCCGCGTCCCTCGCTCCTCAACGAGAGGCCCCACCCTAGGGTCCCGTTCTGTGAGGAGCGACTTCAGCCGCCTGTTCGTAGCACAGCTGCGACGATCGGTCCGGCAGCCTCTCCGCCGTGACCGCCCTCCTGGGTCATGGCGGCGGCCGCCATGTCGTTCCGGTAGCCGGTGAACCAGCTGTTCGACTTGGCCTGGCCGTCGACCTCGGCGGAGCCGGTCTTGGCTCCGACGCTGCCGCCGAGCCCGGCCATCACCTGGGCCGCGGTACCGCTGACGGCCGTACGGTTCATCATCGAGCGCAGTTGCGCGACCGTACCGCTGGACAGGCCCTTGGCGGTGGCCAGTTCACGGTCGTCGAGGGCGCGCGGCACGATGACCGGCTGCCGGAAGACGCCGGTCATCGCGGTGGCCGTCACCGACGCCATGTTCAGCGGGCTCATCTGGACCTGGCCCTGGCCGATCATGTTGGCCGCGGTGTCCGGGCCGCCGGAGGCGGGTACCGAGCCGTCGAACGACTCGATGCCGGTCTTCCAGTTGTTCTGCCCGAGTCCGAAGCGCTGCTGGGCCTCGTTGGTCAGCGAGTCGACCTTCACATCGTCCGCGTACTTCACGAAAGCGGTGTTGCACGAGCGCGCGAAGCTGTCGGAGAGCGTGGCGTCCAGCTGCGGCTTCATGCCCACGAGGTTGTGGAAGGTCTGGCTCTGCCAGGTCGCGGTGGGCGGACAGGTCGCGGGCCCGCCGGCCGTCGTGATGCCGTTGTCGATGAGGGTCGCCGCGCTGATGATCTTCATCGTGGAGCCGGGGGCGAGCTTGCCGAGGAAGGCCGCGTTGAAGCCGTCCGCGCGGTGGTTGGCGACGGCCAGCACCTCGCCGGTGCTCGGCTTCACCGCCACCACGGAGGACTCGGCGTACCGCGTGACCGCCTTCTCCGCGGCGGCCTGCGCACTCGCGCTGAGCGTCGTACGGACCTTGCCCGCCCGCCCCTTCGCGAGGGTGACCAGCGTCGTGTCGCCGCTGTCCTCGCCGCCGTGCCGGATCGACAGCTCGATGCCGGGCGTGCCGCCGGCCGTGTCGCCGTACTTCTCGCGGAGCGCGTCCAGGATCGGCCCCAGGGACGGGTACTTCTCCTTCGTCAGGACAACGTTGTTCCGGTCCACGGCCTCGATCGCCGGGCTCGCCGATTCGCCCGTGACCAGGGTGTCCCCGTCCTTCAGGTCCGGGTGGACGACGGACGGCTTCCAGTCGACCAGCGCCTTCCCGGTGGTCTCCCCGCGGACGACGGTCAGCTCGGAGTCGTACGCGAACGGCTTGCTCTTCCCGTCGTAGGACACCGTCGCCTTGACGGAGAACGGCACGGTCGCCCCGGACTGCGCGCCCGGCGTGATCCTCACGTCGGTCAGATGCGCGTCGTCGTGGTAGCCGGCGAGCAGCCCCTCGGCGTTCGTCGCGTAGTTGGTGTACGCCGCGGCCTTGGCCGCGTCGCCCTTCTCCCAGGCCGCGAAGAACGCGCGGCTGGTCTCCTTGACCTCGGCACCGCTCGGCGGTCCGGTCTTCACCGGGGCGGGACCGGTGCCGCCGCTCCCGCCGCCTCCGCTGATCGAGGTCACCACGTTGTAGGCGCCGTACCCGGCGCCGCCCACCATCACCGCGAACACGCCGCCTATGACGGCGGCCCTGGCCCCCTTGCGCATCGCGCGAATCCCTCCCCGTGAACCCTCCTCCGAACTTCTGAACGCGTTCAGAAAAGCCGGTTCATCCTGCACTCTAGGCGCGGGTGGGGCTCGTGGTGCAGACCTTCGCCGAATTGTTAGCCCCAGGCGACGAGCCATGTCCGTGAACGATGTTCATGGATGCCAACTCCCCAGCTCTAGCGGCAGAGTTGTGCGAGCGGAGCCGCTTGCCTCTTTTGCCAACTCATGATCACTTCTGCCGCCGGGCCGGGCTAGGCTCCGACGGCGCTCCGGGGGTACGGGGGGTGCGGACGCGGGCTGCGGAGGGGCGACGTGGGACGAAGA
This genomic interval carries:
- a CDS encoding DUF4253 domain-containing protein, with the translated sequence MTTFPLPEGLPSGRGVPAGSPVMWYADKMPYAPLLDVWTRAQRQQDATGLRPILCYADDDHPDSLDLAETAAVDLEAELERGWLEDRRRRLARRAEPSAPPEIPEDLAEFIEPWEDDPGPPFDRWPGLAPATLPASGVDPDEAARAAIFAHLMHEGEPGISLGLVKAARSADIPAVIGWRAEAHLSLLCALLRSWEDRFGARVVAAFGSTLYVSVASPPRDERQAAHVALEHLLTTADNIVDDPPTPFPRYAASLVDAPLWRFWWD
- a CDS encoding penicillin-binding transpeptidase domain-containing protein, whose translation is MRKGARAAVIGGVFAVMVGGAGYGAYNVVTSISGGGGSGGTGPAPVKTGPPSGAEVKETSRAFFAAWEKGDAAKAAAYTNYATNAEGLLAGYHDDAHLTDVRITPGAQSGATVPFSVKATVSYDGKSKPFAYDSELTVVRGETTGKALVDWKPSVVHPDLKDGDTLVTGESASPAIEAVDRNNVVLTKEKYPSLGPILDALREKYGDTAGGTPGIELSIRHGGEDSGDTTLVTLAKGRAGKVRTTLSASAQAAAEKAVTRYAESSVVAVKPSTGEVLAVANHRADGFNAAFLGKLAPGSTMKIISAATLIDNGITTAGGPATCPPTATWQSQTFHNLVGMKPQLDATLSDSFARSCNTAFVKYADDVKVDSLTNEAQQRFGLGQNNWKTGIESFDGSVPASGGPDTAANMIGQGQVQMSPLNMASVTATAMTGVFRQPVIVPRALDDRELATAKGLSSGTVAQLRSMMNRTAVSGTAAQVMAGLGGSVGAKTGSAEVDGQAKSNSWFTGYRNDMAAAAMTQEGGHGGEAAGPIVAAVLRTGG
- a CDS encoding YbaK/EbsC family protein; amino-acid sequence: MNATDENAAEGRSPVVNDTDPRFAEALRELGLDEVIGRVRRFPDTARTTAEAAAAIGCEPSQICKSLFFAADGVPVLVLLDGSAHVGMELVRRELGAEKLTRAGAHLVRESTGYGPGAVPPFGHRTKTRVLVDRSLLGHDTVWASAGTPFTVFPMDPKSLIAHADGTLVDVRDPIG
- a CDS encoding penicillin-binding transpeptidase domain-containing protein; the encoded protein is MGKRRRVAERRKTKQPAVLGGVIAVAVVGGAFGAYSLYGSGAAAEDGITATTRKAVRTGPLSAAEVSMASTAFLTAWQSGDVTRAAAATDDTAAATTLLTGFGKDAHISAVTLTRGRPSGADVPFSVKATVTYKGRTKPLAYTSKMTVVRRAEDGAALVGWKASVVHPDLQDGDRLVTGESGTPPITALDRHGGELTAAKYPSLGTVLDGLREKYGKTAGGKAGIELRVVRKAAAKGAQKIPDKTLLALSAGTPGTVKTTLSPVLQADAERLVAAKPKASVVLMRPSTGEILAVANTSHGFNTAFQGSLAPGSTMKVITASMLFEKGLASPDKPHPCPKTATYGGWKFHNDDDFEIKNGTFKASFARSCNTAFITQAKKLQNDDLTKQAQQVFGLSRNNWAIGVPSFDGSVPVQSAAQMAASLMGQGGVRMNPLNMASVASTVQSGSFHQPYLVDPSVDHRTLATASRTLSATTLAQLREVMQYTAAAGTAAEAMAGLGPDYGAKTGSAEVDNQEQPNGWFTAWKGDLAGAGVVQEGGHGGTTAGPIVAALLKAGSSG